The sequence AGGGGTGCCGGCTCTGCACCTCCAGCAGGCGGCCGACCACACCGTCCGTCGGAATGGGATAGCCGACCATCATCACCGAGCGGAAGGCGAAGCACCCGTCCTGGTCGGTCGTGAACTTGCCGCGCAGGTTCATGTCGGCCTGCTCAGGGTCCTGGTTCTCATAGAGGCCGACCGGCGAAGCGTGCCAGACATCGACCTCCGCGCCCGCGACGGGACGGCCGTCCCTGTCGACGACGCGGCCATTGACGAACAGCGGCGCCCCCGGTGTCTCCGAGCGCACGATCGAGCCGCCATTCTCGACCCGCGGCGAGTTCAGTCGCCAGAACGGCCCGAGCAGCGACTGGTCGGTTTCGGTATTGCCCTGATCGCCATTGTTGAGCAGGCACACCAGCGGGGAGACGCCGAGCGAGCCCGCCATCAGCACGACTTCGTTATGGGTGTCGGTCGTGAGCTTGCCGAGCTCGGCGATGACAGCGGTGGCATCGCGAAACTCCTTCTCGGTCAGGCGAACGTCACGCACGAAGGCGTGCAGGTGCTTGACCAGGGAGACCATGATCTGGCGCAGCCGCGGATCGGATGTCCGCTCCATCACCGCCAGTGCCGCGGCCGTGACGTCCTGCTCGCGCTCGATGATCATGGAATGGTCCCTGAAGCGACTCGCGTAACTTCAACACTGTCATTCCGGGATGGTCCGAAGGACCAGACCCGGAATCTCGAGATCCCGGATTCCGCTCTAACGAGCGGCTCCGGGATGACGGGACGCGTAGCGTCCCGTCAGTTCACCTTCTCGATCGCGACGGCGACGCCCTGGCCGACGCCGACGCACATGGTGGCGAGCGCCAGCTTGCCGCCGCGCTTCTCCATGCCATGCACGGCGGTGAGCGCGAGACGCGCGCCGCTCATGCCGAGGGGATGGCCGAGCGCGATGGCGCCGCCATGCGGATTGACGAAATCGGCATCGTCGGCGACGCCGAGCTGACGCATGCAGGCGATGCCCTGCGAGGCGAAGGCCTCGTTGAGCTCGATCAGGTCGAAATCGCTGATCTTCTTGCCGAGACGCTCCATCAGCTTGCGGGTCGCCGGCACCGGGCCGATGCCCATGATGCGCGGCGGCACGCCCGCCGAGGCGAGGCCGAGAATGCGCGCGCGGGGCGTCAGGCCGTGCTTCTTCACCGCGGCTTCCGAGGCGAGGATCATCGCGGCGGCGCCGTCATTGACGCCGGAGGCGTTGCCGGCGGTGACCGTGCCGGGATTGCGCACGATCGGCTTCAGTTTTGCCAGACCTTCCAGCGTGGTCTCAGGCCGCGGATGCTCGTCCTTGTCGACCGTGATGGGGCCGGCCTTGCCGCCGGGAATCGTGATCGGCGTGATTTCTTCCGCGAAATAACCCGCCGCGATGGCGGCGCCGGCGCGCTGCTGCGAGCGGATCGCGAAGGCGTCCTGGTCGGCACGCGAGACCTGGAATTCCTCGGCGACGTTCTCGCCGGTCTCCGGCATCGCATCGACGCCATACTGCGCCTTGAGCAGCGGATTGATGAACCGCCAGCCGATGGTGGTGTCGAAGATTTCGGCCGAGCGCGAGAACGCTTCCTGCGCCTTGCCCATCACGAAGGGCGCGCGGGTCATGGATTCGACGCCGCCGGCAATCGCAAGCTCGATCTCGCCGGCGCGGATGGCACGGCCTGCGGCGCCGACGGCGTCGAGGCCGGAGGCGCAGAGCCGGTTCAGGGTCTGGCCGGGAACCGAATCCGGCAGGCCGGCCAGCAGCAGCGCCATGCGCGCGACGTTGCGGTTGTCCTCGCCGGCCTGGTTGGCGCAGCCAAAGAAGACCTCGTCGACCTGCGCCCAGTCGAGATTGGGATGCTTGGCCATCAGCGCCTTGATCGGGGCTGCGGCGAGATCGTCGGCACGCACCTTGGCGAGCGAGCCGCCGAAACGACCGATCGGGGTCCGCACGGCATCGCAGATAAAGACGTCACGCATCGTTGTTCTCCCTGAATGCCGCGATCCGGCCAAATTCTTCAATGTCGGCGGAGTTTTAGGAGGGCGCCCGCGGCAGGTCAATTGACGGTTTCGCGTGCGATTTGCAGGGGCCTGCGGCCCGCCACGCATGCCGCGGTGCGGACAACGTGGAAAACCTCCCCTCTCCGGCCAAACCGATAGGAGCAGGTGCCGAAATTTTGTAGGTTGCGCCGCCCATGACCATGCAACAGCCGATACCCGTACCGCCGCCCGACGAAACGCCCGCGCCGCAGGCGGAAGCCACAGCGCGCGTCACGCCGATGATGGAACAGTACCTCGAGATCAAGGCGGCGCATCGGGGCCTCTTGCTGTTCTACCGGATGGGCGACTTCTACGAGCTGTTCTTCGAGGACGCCGAGATCGCCTCGAGGACGCTCGGCATCGTCCTGACCAAGCGCGGCAAGCATCAGGGCGCCGACATCCCGATGTGCGGCGTTCCGGTCGAGCGCTCCGAGGATTACCTTCACCGCCTGATCTCGGCCGGTCACCGGGTCGCGGTCTGCGAGCAGACCGAGGATCCCGCGGCGGCGAAAGCGCGCGGCAACAAGAGCGTCGTGCGCCGCGGCGTGGTGCGGCTGGTCACGCCGGGCACGCTGACCGAGGACACGCTGCTCGACGCGCGCGCCAACAACTACTTGCTGGCGATCGCGCGCGCGCGCTCCTCCGCCGGCGGCGACCGCTTCGGCCTCGCCTGGATCGACATCTCGACCGCCGAATTCATGGTGACCGAGGTTTCGGGCGGCGAGCTCGCCGCGACGCTGGCACGCATCAACCCGAACGAGGCCATCGTCACCGACGCGCTCTACAACGACAGCGAGCTCGGCCAGACCCTGCGCGAGCTGCCGGCGGTGACGCCGCTGACCCGCGACGTCTTCGACGGCGCCACCGCCGAGAAGCGCCTGTGCGATTACTTTGCGGTCGCGACCATGGATGGGCTGGCGCAGCTGACGCGTCTGGAAGCCACGGCTGCGGCCGCTGCCGTCACCTATGTCGACCGCACCCAGGTCGGCAAGCATCCGCCGCTGTCGCCGCCCGCGCGCGAGGCCTCGGGCGCGACCATGGCGATCGATCCGGCGACGCGCGCCAATCTCGAGCTGACGCGAACGCTCGCCGGCGAGCGCCGCGGCTCGCTGCTCGACGCGATCGACTGCACCGTGACCTCGGCCGGCTCGCGTCTGCTGGCGCAACGCCTCGCCGCACCGCTGACCGACGCGCCGGCGATCGCGCGGCGGCTCGATGCGGTCGGCGCTTTCGTTGCCGATTCCGCCGCGCGCGAGGACATCCGCAGCATTTTGCGCGGCGCGCCCGACATGTCGCGGGCACTAGCCCGTCTCTCGGTCGGCCGCGGCGGACCGCGCGACCTCGCCGGCATCCGCGACGGCATCATCGCCGCCGATCAGGTGCTGGCGCGGCTCGGCGAGCTCGACCAGCCGCCGCAGGAGATCGCGGCGGTGATGGCGGCGCTGAAGCGGCCCTCGCGCGAGCTCGCGGCCGAGTTCGCGACAGCGCTCGACGAGCAGCTGCCGCTGATCAAGCGCGATGGCGGCTTCGTGCGCGCCGGCTACGAACCGGCACTGGATGAAGCCCGGAACCTGCGCGA is a genomic window of Bradyrhizobium sp. CB1717 containing:
- a CDS encoding dioxygenase, with the translated sequence MIIEREQDVTAAALAVMERTSDPRLRQIMVSLVKHLHAFVRDVRLTEKEFRDATAVIAELGKLTTDTHNEVVLMAGSLGVSPLVCLLNNGDQGNTETDQSLLGPFWRLNSPRVENGGSIVRSETPGAPLFVNGRVVDRDGRPVAGAEVDVWHASPVGLYENQDPEQADMNLRGKFTTDQDGCFAFRSVMMVGYPIPTDGVVGRLLEVQSRHPYRPAHLHALIFKPGFKVLISQVYDPADPHIDSDVQFGVTQALIGKFQRRETPHPTARDVTTPWYSLDHTYRLEAGEAVLPRPPIK
- the pcaF gene encoding 3-oxoadipyl-CoA thiolase; the encoded protein is MRDVFICDAVRTPIGRFGGSLAKVRADDLAAAPIKALMAKHPNLDWAQVDEVFFGCANQAGEDNRNVARMALLLAGLPDSVPGQTLNRLCASGLDAVGAAGRAIRAGEIELAIAGGVESMTRAPFVMGKAQEAFSRSAEIFDTTIGWRFINPLLKAQYGVDAMPETGENVAEEFQVSRADQDAFAIRSQQRAGAAIAAGYFAEEITPITIPGGKAGPITVDKDEHPRPETTLEGLAKLKPIVRNPGTVTAGNASGVNDGAAAMILASEAAVKKHGLTPRARILGLASAGVPPRIMGIGPVPATRKLMERLGKKISDFDLIELNEAFASQGIACMRQLGVADDADFVNPHGGAIALGHPLGMSGARLALTAVHGMEKRGGKLALATMCVGVGQGVAVAIEKVN
- the mutS gene encoding DNA mismatch repair protein MutS; the encoded protein is MTMQQPIPVPPPDETPAPQAEATARVTPMMEQYLEIKAAHRGLLLFYRMGDFYELFFEDAEIASRTLGIVLTKRGKHQGADIPMCGVPVERSEDYLHRLISAGHRVAVCEQTEDPAAAKARGNKSVVRRGVVRLVTPGTLTEDTLLDARANNYLLAIARARSSAGGDRFGLAWIDISTAEFMVTEVSGGELAATLARINPNEAIVTDALYNDSELGQTLRELPAVTPLTRDVFDGATAEKRLCDYFAVATMDGLAQLTRLEATAAAAAVTYVDRTQVGKHPPLSPPAREASGATMAIDPATRANLELTRTLAGERRGSLLDAIDCTVTSAGSRLLAQRLAAPLTDAPAIARRLDAVGAFVADSAAREDIRSILRGAPDMSRALARLSVGRGGPRDLAGIRDGIIAADQVLARLGELDQPPQEIAAVMAALKRPSRELAAEFATALDEQLPLIKRDGGFVRAGYEPALDEARNLRDASRLVVASMQARYADATSVKGLKIRHNNVLGYFVEVTAQHGDKLMSAPLNATFIHRQTLAGQVRFTTAELGEIEAKIANAGDRALGLELEIFEKLCAKALEISDDLRAAAQGFALLDVATSLAKLAIDENYVRPEVDGSLAFAIEAGRHPVVEQALKRNGEPFIANACDLSPSPAQKSGQLWLLTGPNMAGKSTFLRQNALIALLAQIGSFVPATRARIGIIDRLFSRVGAADDLARGRSTFMVEMVETAAILNQAGERSLVILDEIGRGTATFDGLSIAWAAIEHLHESNRCRTLFATHYHELTALSAKLPRMFNATVRVKEWQGNVVFLHEVLPGSADRSYGIQVAKLAGLPPAVITRAKSVLSKLEAQDRGQTARALVDDLPLFAVPSRAAAEAAPPSEAELLMDAVKALHPDEMSPREALDALYALKAKLPKQ